The Rhipicephalus sanguineus isolate Rsan-2018 chromosome 4, BIME_Rsan_1.4, whole genome shotgun sequence DNA window GTtggaccggcagggacggttgtcaacgctcgacgctgtccgcgaagcattgttcgagaagcttcacgtctatagtagatcgttctgttaagattgcgccccgcacgcgaatgttccagctttgtctagagataacgccgccaccagcgatattgctggaaagttcgataccgcctgtataaaagccgacgcgattgaccgcttgtcagttgatcgacggacgacgccctgttcgccgctatcattgtacagcgtgtattgctgcagttctagttctcagtttctcggccacaagttcggccaaataaacagtttcatctcggacgtgctgactgttgtcttcgtcgacgtcacgaccacgtgacaatatattatgTTACTTGGCCGCAGCACGTTGTCCAATATATTGTACATTGGGACTCTAGGGGGATGTTTTGGGGGAACAGATAGTAGGGCGTAGTTGAGGCCAGTGACCAAAAAAGGACATCTCGCAACAGAAATATACTTTAATTTGCTGCTTCCAAACCGAGAATACAATTGTTAATGGTCGTGTAAATTCCAGTCCGTAAATCTTAGTTTAAGGTGAGTGGGCATTTTCAAAGCATCGCCGTTCCTTCGTGATGCAATAGAACAGTTGGCACTTTACGCAAAAAAACTGTTTTCATGATGCAACCTTCCATTCTGCAGCGAGCAGCATTCGGAATGTCCGCAAGTCGTGGGAAGTGACCAAATGTTTTTCTCACTGGAAGAGGGGGCAGTGGAGCTCGCTTTGTGGGCAGCTGCGAGCCTGAGCCACTGTCGCTGTCGCTTGCAATCCGAAACGCTTCATTTACTAGAGCGGCTGCCACAGAGACGCGGAAATCCAGAAACTCGAGGACCTCTCTCGGTCTTTTCTGCTGGTCGCGCATATCTCTGGTGTACTGCAACCATGAGTTGCTGAGAGCCATATCCATGAGGTGGAAAAAGCACCTGATGGTCCACTTACTCACCCTGGCCTTCATTCGGTAATAGCTGATCATCCGATCGGCCATATCAACGCCTCCCATATTCTTATTGTATAAGCACACAATATTTGGCCTCGCTATATTGACATGTTTTTTGTCTTTGTTGGACCACCTGCGACACGTGTCTTCAGGCTGTTTGCCATGAAGAGATGACATTAATGTAATTGCTTTGTTATCATACCAACGGACAACTACTTGTTGTTCGTCGTCTCTCTCCACCATCTCCGATGTTCCTCGTCCCTTAAGTTTAAGTTCACTTTCACTGGACAAGTTTACGCCTTTCGGAATACGATTGTTCATCACTGGTCCGGTACCAGAGATGTCCTTCTTTGCCAGTTTATCTAGTAACGGACCAGATATGAAATACCTGTTGAAAAAGAGCTGTGTTCCAGGTGCGAGATTGTTTGAAAGCCTCAGTACAGCGGACTCTCCAATTCCAGAACTTGCTTGGAACAAAGTAGACTTCTTTCCTTGATATATTTCAAAGTCCAAAATAAGGCCACTTGGCGTCGTAAGCACAAAATTTTTCAAGCCTTCAGGGTTGGGTTTACGGGGAACGAACTGTTTCAAGTGCGTTCGCCCGGTGAATGGAATCATTTGTTCATCGATACTCAGGCACTCTTCTCGCGGCAGCTGGAGACAGCCATTGAGGATGGCTTTTACAAAAGGTCTAATTCGCCAAagcttgtctttttctttttcttctgcagcTACATCAAGTTCATTGACCACTTTCAGTCGGGATCGTAGCTTAAAATACCGATCTCTGGGCATTTTGTCTGCGACAACTGGCACTCTGGTTTTAGTACTCCAGTACCTTCGCATTTGGGGGTATCCAAGACAAGACATGGTGATTGACATTCCAAAAAATGTTTTCAGCTCATCCGCCGTGGTATTCAAGCTCTTACCAGTTTCAAGAACATGACCAGTGTTCATTGACATTGCCATTGCGTCAAAGAGCTCATCCGGAATGTACTGTTTGAAGTAATCAAGATGAAACCATGATTTCCGGTGGTGCTTGTCGACGACGGGCTGAAAAGCTGACATCTTCGAATTTGTCATCCTGCAAATGAATTAAAATGCATGAATACACATAGTCTTAATATTGCCCGAAAAAGTAAGTGACAGCTGCAACAAGAGTGTAAATATTCACCGCTCTGTCTTTTTCCAACGGCTGGGTCTCTGCGTTCCGAAAGATGTGGAAGTGGATCTCGACGCCACAGGAGAGTCTGCAATTCTCTCCAAGATTTTCTCAGCCGTGGCATCACTCACACGGGGCCTATTACCTACAAAAGAAAATACGTGAAGTGTAAATGTAATAACGAGAGAACTGCAGCAAAAAACGT harbors:
- the LOC119391052 gene encoding piggyBac transposable element-derived protein 3-like, coding for MTNSKMSAFQPVVDKHHRKSWFHLDYFKQYIPDELFDAMAMSMNTGHVLETGKSLNTTADELKTFFGMSITMSCLGYPQMRRYWSTKTRVPVVADKMPRDRYFKLRSRLKVVNELDVAAEEKEKDKLWRIRPFVKAILNGCLQLPREECLSIDEQMIPFTGRTHLKQFVPRKPNPEGLKNFVLTTPSGLILDFEIYQGKKSTLFQASSGIGESAVLRLSNNLAPGTQLFFNRYFISGPLLDKLAKKDISGTGPVMNNRIPKGVNLSSESELKLKGRGTSEMVERDDEQQVVVRWYDNKAITLMSSLHGKQPEDTCRRWSNKDKKHVNIARPNIVCLYNKNMGGVDMADRMISYYRMKARVSKWTIRCFFHLMDMALSNSWLQYTRDMRDQQKRPREVLEFLDFRVSVAAALVNEAFRIASDSDSGSGSQLPTKRAPLPPLPVRKTFGHFPRLADIPNAARCRMEGCIMKTVFLRKVPTVLLHHEGTAML